The nucleotide sequence GTCCAGCAGCCCCTGCGTCGGATGGCTGCGCGCGCCGTCGCCGGCGTTGAACACCGGGACGTGCGGCACGAGCTTCTGGATGTAATAAGGCATCCCCGTCGCGGAATGGCGCACCACCAGCCCGTTGACTCCCATCTCGCAGAGCGTCCAGACCGTGTCGCGCAGGCTTTCGCCCTTGGACATGCTCGAGCCCGAAGCGCTCCAGTCGATGACTTCGGCGCCGGTCATCCGTTCGGCGACGTCGAACGAGTTGCGGGTGCGCGTGGAATTCTCGAAGAAAAGGTTCGCCACGGTGAGGCCGCGAAGCGAATCGAGCGGCCGCTTCGGCGCGCTCGTCAGGCGCGGCTTCAACGCCAGCGCGCGCTTCACGAAATCCTCGAAATCCTGCGGCATCCAGTCGTTCAGATCGAGCAGGTTCTTGCGGTTCCAAGACATAAAACTCCTCCTTCCGGCATTGCGTTTCTTTCGTTCAACCCTGCGGCGCGTTTTTACCGACACGGATTATACTCCGCGAAACGATTTTATGCAACCGATTGCATCAATTAACCCCGAATCCTTTTTTCCAACGGCCCATATCGCGTTCATCTTTTCTCGGGCGCTGTGATAGAATAAAAAACTCGAACGATCTCAAGGAGGTTGCCTATGAAATTCCATTTTATCCACACGAACTTCAACGTCCTCGACCTGAAAAAGAGCATGGATTTTTACGAAAAGGCGCTGGGGCTGAAAGAGGTCCGCCGCATCGACGGCGACGGCTTCACGATCGTCTACCTGGGCGACGGCGTCACCGACTTCCAGCTCGAGCTGACGTGGCTGCACGACCGCGCCGAGCCGTACGACCTCGGCGAGCAGGAGTTCCATCTGGCCCTGCGCGCCGACGATTTCGAGGCGGCCCGCGCGCTCCACGGCGAAATGGGCTGCATCTGCTACGAAAATCCGGCCATGGGCATTTACTTCATCCAGGACCCCGACGGGTATTGGGTCGAAATCCTGCCCGCGCGCGGATAAGTTTTTCGGAGCACCCAGCGAGCCAAGTTAATTCTTTTTATCAAGAAACAGTGTCAGCATCATGAACGAAAAGAAGGGCGGACGCTTTCGGTCCGCCCTTCTTTTCGTTCCGCCGATACAAGGATCGGGGTGTCGAGCTAAAACGCTATTTCCGTTTCGAGCCGTTCGGCAACATCCGTTCCAACGCCGCCATGCGCGCCTTCAGTTCGGCCTGTTCGCGGGCCTGCGAAGCCTTCAACTCCGCGATCTCGTGCGCATGCGAGGCCACCTGCGCCTGCAGCTGTGCGTTCTCCTTCTGCATCACGTAGACGCTGCTCATCGGGCCCTTGCGGTAACGTTCGGGGATCTCGTCCTTGTCTTTCTTGCGGCCGATCCTCCACGTCAGCCCGGCGTTGGCCATCGATTCGCCGTGGTGGGTGAGCGACACTCCGGCGTGGACCATGAAGTCTTCCTTCACGTAGTGCGCAAAACCCAGCGCCAAGGCGTACTCGCCTTTGTACGCT is from Pyramidobacter piscolens W5455 and encodes:
- a CDS encoding VOC family protein; this encodes MKFHFIHTNFNVLDLKKSMDFYEKALGLKEVRRIDGDGFTIVYLGDGVTDFQLELTWLHDRAEPYDLGEQEFHLALRADDFEAARALHGEMGCICYENPAMGIYFIQDPDGYWVEILPARG
- a CDS encoding YadA C-terminal domain-containing protein, yielding IRGGTYHNVGDALSAVDTQFNNIYNNFGNVYNQMGDLRRDLKNVGALGSALSALKPMQYDPLEPGQIMAGFGAYKGEYALALGFAHYVKEDFMVHAGVSLTHHGESMANAGLTWRIGRKKDKDEIPERYRKGPMSSVYVMQKENAQLQAQVASHAHEIAELKASQAREQAELKARMAALERMLPNGSKRK